In Nicotiana tabacum cultivar K326 chromosome 19, ASM71507v2, whole genome shotgun sequence, one DNA window encodes the following:
- the LOC107779960 gene encoding uncharacterized protein LOC107779960 yields MTLQQLQGSFLDDYNRLEAYANEIRENNPCSDVVINLSKDVMAEGKRRFLRMYICFNAMKLGFRQGLRPFIGLDGIFLKGHCKGQLLVAVAQDCQNHFYPLAYTVVDKKNTLTWIWFLELLKHSLNPKGGTSLLKAVRTILPLSNHRFCLRHIEANWSKRIKILVEMKQYLWWSAWSTYEEDFKDQLKNLSELSVDAAKELLRYPLQNWCRSYFDTLCKNQMVDNNFTESFNSWILEARGKPILKMLEDIRIKVMNRLREKEEEARTWGGEFSPNCMKLYAAYLKVANLCTVHFNGETGYEVSEGDDRHRVNLVEKKYTCRSWQLTGIPCPHAIRALKYKREDLMTEISWWHSNKAYPMTYMAKLMLVRGEKFWKVLPEHAMDPPPLAKTVGRPKVKRNREKDEANKRQGDWAASRRGTKMTCNICGELDHNSRTCKVGAEGNIEDVSCSAPQPTQEGEDESEFVFMPTPRVPRHQTEPFGDGSEH; encoded by the exons ATGACACTTCAGCAATTGCAAGGAAGCTTTTTAGATGACTATAACAGATTAGAAGCATATGCAAATGAGATTAGGGAGAACAATCCTTGTAGTGATGTGGTTATCAATTTATCAAAAGATGTTATGGCTGAAGGTAAAAGAAGATTTCTTAGAATGTACATATGCTTCAATGCAATGAAGTTGGGGTTCAGACAAGGGTTGAGACCATTCATTGGACTAGATGGGATTTTCTTAAAGGGTCATTGCAAGGGGCAATTATTGGTGGCTGTTGCACAAGATTGTCAGAATCATTTCTATCCCTTGGCCTATACTGTAGTTGACAAGAAAAATACCTTGACATGGATATGGTTTCTGGAGCTGCTAAAACACTCATTGAATCCGAAAGGTGGAACTA GTCTGTTGAAAGCAGTGAGAACTATCCTCCCTCTCTCAAATCATAGGTTTTGTTTGAGGCATATTGAAGCCAACTGGAGTAAGAGGATCAAAATTTTAGTAGAGATGAAACAATACCTATGGTGGTCTGCTTGGAGCACTTATGAGGAGGACTTTAAAGATCAACTAAAGAATCTTAGTGAATTGTCTGTTGATGCTGCCAAAGAGTTGCTTAGGTATCCACTACAGAATTGGTGTAGGTCTTACTTTGATACATTGTGTAAAAATCAGATGGTGGACAATAATTTTACAGAGTCCTTCAACTCTTGGATCTTAGAAGCAAGAGGCAAGCCTATCttaaagatgcttgaggatattAGAATCAAGGTCATGAACAGGTTGAGAGAGAAGGAAGAAGAAGCTAGAACATGGGGAGGTGAGTTTAGTCCTAACTGCATGAAGTTGTATGCTGCTTATTTGAAGGTAGCCAACTTGTGTACTGTTCATTTTAATGGTGAAACTGGCTATGAGGTTTCTGAGGGTGATGATAGACATAGAGTAAACCTAGTGGAGAAAAAATATACTTGTAGATCCTGGCAGTTGACTGGCATCCCATGCCCTCATGCCATAAGGGCACTAAAATACAAGAGAGAGGATCTAATGACTGAAATTAGTTGGTGGCACAGCAATAAAGCTTACCCGATGACATATATGGCCAAGTTGATGCTTGTTAGAGGTGAAAAGTTCTGGAAAGTATTACCAGAACATGCTATGGATCCTCCTCCACTTGCCAAAACTGTTGGAAGGCCAAAAGTCAAAAGAAATAGGGAGAAGGATGAGGCGAACAAGAGACAAGGAGATTGGGCTGCATCAAGAAGGGGAACTAAAATGACATGCAACATTTGTGGTGAACTGGATCACAATTCAAGGACATGCAAG GTTGGTGCTGAAGGAAATATTGAGGATGTTAGTTGTTCAGCCCCTCAACCAACACAAGAAGGTGAAGATGAAAGTGAATTTGTGTTCATGCCTACACCAAGAGTACCAAGACACCAAACAGAACCCTTTGGTGATGGTAGTGAGCATTAA